One window of the Carcharodon carcharias isolate sCarCar2 chromosome 26, sCarCar2.pri, whole genome shotgun sequence genome contains the following:
- the si:ch211-39k3.2 gene encoding small EDRK-rich factor 2, with translation MTRGNQRELARQKNAKKSSEQSKRKRKDDGLSAAARKQRDAEIMQQKQNANKNSAAPAGANAGTSN, from the exons GTGGTAATCAACGAGAACTTGCTCGTCAGAAAAATGCAAAAAAGTCAAGTGAGCAAAGTAAACGGAAAAGAAAGGATGATGGTTTATCTGCTGCAGCCAGAAAGCAGAG GGATGCTGAAATAATGCAGCAGAAACAAAACGCAAATAAAAATTCTGCAGCACCTGCGGGAGCTAATGCAGGAACTTCAAACTAA